The genome window TGGTTGCCTGGGCACAGTCTTCAATGACCGCTAAATTGTGCTGTTGGGCGATCGCCATCACGGCAGTCATATCCACTGGGTTGCCAAACAAATGGACTGGAATCATCGCCTTTGTCTTGGGCGTAATGGCAGCCGCAATTTTTGTGACATCCAAGTTAAAACTGACGGGATCGATGTCGATGAAAACGGGTTTTGCACCCACGTTACTGATCGTCTCTGCGGTGGCAATAAAGGTAAAAGGCGACGTAATCACTTCATCGCCAGGGCCGATTTTTAAAGCCCGCAGGGCAAGGTAGAGCGCATCGGTTCCCGAATTACAAGCCACACAATCCTGGGTGCCCACAGCAGCGGCCAATTGGCGTTCAAAGTCCTCAACCACGGGTCCACCAATGTAGCGTCCCGAGGCTAAAACCCTCAGAACAGCTTGGTTTAGGTCTTCGCCAATCAGTTCAAACTGCTGCGACAGGTCAAACGGGGGAATCGTCTTCACTCAGGTACACCGCACATAAAACTTTTCAGCATTGTTTCAATAAACCTGGCCCATGGCAAGTGTCCGAGTCAAGTCGTTGGGTCAAGTCATCGGGTCAAGTCGTCGGTGTAGAGGGCGACTAGCCAGGAAAAACAGGCTGTTAGCGATCGGGTGCAGAGGGCAGTAAAGCCATGGGACGGGCCTGGTGAGGCAATGAATCGCGATCGCGGGGTTGGGCAGGTAACAAGCGTGGCGAGGACGTTACCCGTACCCGCAGAGGACGGCGCGAGGATTGCCGAACCGGCGATCGGGGGCCGGAAGATAACCAGGGTTGAGTGGACTGGTTGGGGATCCGATGAAGAGGTCGATCGCCCCGAGGATTCTTGGCAAAGGTCAGGAGCAGCCACAGGATGCCGACCAAGAATGCGCCCGTACCCATGGCAAACGCGAAAAGAGAGAGGTGGATCAATCCCACCCAATCCACCAGCGATCGCAGGACAAGGCTGAGGGTACTGACAATAAAGAGCAAGCAGGCAAGGTTGAGCAAGAGGATGACTCGATGGTTGTGGCGAGCCTGTTGCTGCAAATATCGGAGCTTGCGGTGAATCGCGGGTCGGTTATCAGCAAATTGCAGGGCTTGGAACCGTTCTGCACTCGTAATCCGCAGTGCTTTCTCCAGTCCCTGTTGTCGCAAAATCGCCCCCCCTAAAAGACATCCGCTGGCCAGCACCATCAGAACGGAGTTGAGGATGAGTTGTAGGAGTTGGGTGGTTTGTTCGACGGTCATCCGATCGTCCCTCCTGGCTTCCTAGAAGTGGCTGGGTTATGAGGCAAATTTTGTGAGGCAAGTTTTGTGAGGCAAGTTTTAGGTGATTTTCACATTTCCGATGCTTTTTACAATAGCATAGATCGGGAAGGGGATAGTTCAAGAGTACCATTTATTCCGTCCTAGCAGTGACCTGGATATTCTGCCAATCCAGTAACGCTTGGGTTAGTCCCCCTAGGGTATACTCCCTGGCCTCAACGTCTACCCGTCCCAACAAATCTTGACACGTTTTTGAGGTTTGGGGACCGATCGAGGCGAGGCAGACCCGATCGAGCAGGGCATGGGGGGAACCGTCGATCGCGGCGTCTAGGAGTTGATAGAAATGGCGAACGGTTTTGGAACTGGTGAAGGTAATCATATCCACCGTCTGAGCTTGCAAGGCTTGGAGTGCCGCAGGGGCGATCGCCGCAGGGCAGGCGGATTGATAGGCTGGAACTTCGACTACATTTGCGCCCTGGGCCGTAAATTCTTTCACCAGCACCTCCCGACCTCCCGACTCCACCCGAGGAAAGAGCAGCTTGAGCCCTGCCACAGGGTCTGGAAAGCTTTCAATTAGGGAATCAGCAACAAAATTAGGCGGAATAAAATCTGGATGCAGACTGCGCGATCGGAGACAATCGGCTGTTTTTTCTCCCACTACTGCAATTTTGACTGAGCCGATCGCCCTTGCATCATGGCCCAGTTCCAAGAGGCGATCGCAGAAATAATTGACCGCATTGGCAGAAGTCAGGATCAGCCAATCAAAGGTCGTAAGTTCGGCAATTGCCCGATCGAGGGCATCCCAACTGGAAGGGGGTGTAATTTCTAAGGTAGGCATTTCCACCACCGCTGCACCTTGAGCTTGCAGTAAGTCGGTAAACTCGCTAGATTGGCCAGCAGAACGGGTAACTAAAATCGTGAGATCGCGCAGGGGGCGTTGAGCAGCAGGCTGAGGCATAGAGGCAGCATCTATCGTTAAGGCAGTCCTCAAATTTTGCAGCAGGGCGGCGTCCAAGGAAAGAGTTGCCTGAGCATCCTGTTTTTTCTGAATCGCTAAAAATTCTCGCAGGCGCACCACTTCGCCAATTACCATGACACAAGGTGAGAGGGCTTCTCCTTTAGTTATTTGAACGATATCCCCTAGGGCACCGATCCAGATGCGCTCATTAGCTCGGCCCGCCCATTGAATGATCGCGATCGCGGTATTGGATGGCTTACCGTGGTGGATGAGTTGCTCGACGATCCTAGGCAGGTGGCGACCACCCATCAGAATGACGAGGGTTTCTAGATTCACCAGCGTGACCCAGTCGAGGGCATCGGGATCATGAGCACTAAGTATCGCAAAGCAGCGACTCAGAACCAAATCCGTCAGAGGGATTCCCGCATACAAGGGAGCAGCTAGGGCCGAGGAAACGCCAGGAACAACTTCGTAGGGAATCTGGGCTGCTTTCACCGCTTGAATTTCTGAAGTTGTCCGACCAAAAATAAAGGGATCTCCACTTTTTAATCGAATCACGCGCCGATTTTGTTGACATTGATCAACAATCAACCGATCGATTTCTGCCTGCTTTAAGCTTGGTTGCCCCCCCCGTTTACCAACATTAAAGACTAGACTGTTAGGAGGAATATATTGTAGTAATTCTGCATCAACCAGCGCATCATAAATAACTACTTCCGCTTGGCAGAGAAGCTGATAACCCCGCACCGTCAGAGCTTCGATCGTCCCACAGCCAGATCCTACAAAATATGCAACACCTTT of Alkalinema sp. FACHB-956 contains these proteins:
- the cobA gene encoding uroporphyrinogen-III C-methyltransferase — encoded protein: MKGVAYFVGSGCGTIEALTVRGYQLLCQAEVVIYDALVDAELLQYIPPNSLVFNVGKRGGQPSLKQAEIDRLIVDQCQQNRRVIRLKSGDPFIFGRTTSEIQAVKAAQIPYEVVPGVSSALAAPLYAGIPLTDLVLSRCFAILSAHDPDALDWVTLVNLETLVILMGGRHLPRIVEQLIHHGKPSNTAIAIIQWAGRANERIWIGALGDIVQITKGEALSPCVMVIGEVVRLREFLAIQKKQDAQATLSLDAALLQNLRTALTIDAASMPQPAAQRPLRDLTILVTRSAGQSSEFTDLLQAQGAAVVEMPTLEITPPSSWDALDRAIAELTTFDWLILTSANAVNYFCDRLLELGHDARAIGSVKIAVVGEKTADCLRSRSLHPDFIPPNFVADSLIESFPDPVAGLKLLFPRVESGGREVLVKEFTAQGANVVEVPAYQSACPAAIAPAALQALQAQTVDMITFTSSKTVRHFYQLLDAAIDGSPHALLDRVCLASIGPQTSKTCQDLLGRVDVEAREYTLGGLTQALLDWQNIQVTARTE